The Triticum aestivum cultivar Chinese Spring chromosome 7B, IWGSC CS RefSeq v2.1, whole genome shotgun sequence genome window below encodes:
- the LOC123161578 gene encoding uncharacterized protein, with protein MGQLMGLATTTIHPATITMSRRLRRSPAPPMDDDNLLGEILLRLPPQPSALPRAALVCKRWRRLVADPAFLRRFRSRHRRPPVLGFFSTLGNPTFTPALDPPDRIPTARFSLRLEEGDHFQFLGCRHGRALAVNIPSRPFLLLWDPVTGDQTRLAVPPEFYGDETVILTGALLCSAGDQGHAHGDCRRSGHFQVALIATVKRSHSHLFATVYSSVTSEWGEIISIPFIHSRIKASTTMKYFQPVLTPTILIGNSLYWSYVLGGACIIEFDLDTQRLALIEPPPDAYAHDDTVFAVMPAEDGGLGLIVVSRFRAQLWKWKAGVRHDDVTWVLGRIVELDKLLPLGAAGKRKPLALVGFDEENNVTLVRTSCGIFMVHLQSMTFKRLCNSGSARDIHIYNAFPSFYDAGNGIGDGHGEGEALDDM; from the exons ATGGGCCAGCTGATGGGCCTAGCGACCACGACTATTCATCCTGCCACGATCACGAtgagccgccgcctccgccgctcgccggcgcccccGATGGACGACGACAACCTCCTCGGGGAGATCCTGCTCCGCCTGCCCCCGCAGCCGTCGGCGCTCCCGCGCGCCGCCCTCGTTTGCAAGCGCTGGCGccgcctcgtcgccgaccccgcgTTCCTCCGCCGCTTCCGCTCTCGCCACCGGAGGCCTCCCGTCCTCGGCTTCTTCTCCACCTTAGGGAACCCCACCTTCACCCCCGCGCTCGACCCGCCGGACCGGATCCCCACCGCGCGATTCTCCCTGCGGCTCGAGGAGGGCGACCACTTCCAGTTCCTCGGCTGCCGCCATGGCCGCGCCCTCGCCGTCAACATACCGTCGCGGCCCTTCCTCCTGCTGTGGGACCCCGTCACCGGCGACCAGACCCGCCTGGCCGTGCCCCCGGAATTCTATGGCGACGAGACCGTCATCTTGACCGGGGCGCTGCTTTGCTCTGCCGGCGACCAGGGACACGCGCATGGCGATTGTCGTCGCTCCGGCCATTTCCAAGTGGCTCTGATAGCCACTGTCAAAAGAAGCCATTCTCATCTTTTCGCAACCGTTTACTCGTCGGTGACCAGCGAATGGGGCGAAATTATCTCAATCCCGTTCATACATTCCAGGATCAAGGCTTCTACAACTATGAAATATTTTCAACCTGTCCTCACTCCCACTATCTTGATTGGGAATTCACTCTATTGGTCATATGTTCTTGGCGGAGCTTGCATAATTGAGTTTGATTTGGACACGCAGAGGCTGGCATTGATAGAGCCGCCGCCAGATGCATATGCCCACGACGATACCGTTTTCGCGGTTATGCCGGCTGAAGATGGTGGCCTTGGCTTAATCGTTGTGTCGCGCTTCCGTGCCCAACTATGGAAGTGGAAAGCTGGTGTTCGTCACGATGATGTGACATGGGTTCTGGGAAGGATCGTTGAACTAGACAAGCTTCTTCCTCTAGGAGCAGCAGGCAAGAGGAAGCCTCTAGCCTTAGTGGGATTCGACGAGGAAAACAATGTGACCCTTGTAAGGACATCTTGTGGCATCTTCATGGTCCATCTCCAGTCAATGACGTTCAAGAGACTCTGCAACAGTGGCAGTGCCAGGGATATCCATATCTATAATGCATTCCCAAGTTTCTATGATGCAG GCAATGGCATTGGTGATGGGCATGGTGAAGGTGAAGCGTTGGACGATATGTAA